The nucleotide window CTCTTCACCGTCGATGGTACCGACGAAGTCGATGACGACGCGGTCACCGCTTTCGGCGGCCTTGTCGGCTTCGGCGAAGGTGGCGTGCTGCTTGCGCAGGGTGTCCAGCATGTTGGCCAGATCTTCGTCGGTCACGTCAACGACCGGCTTTTCGATTTCCAGGCTGTCCAGGCCCTTGACCTCGAACTCGGGGTAGACTTCGAAGGTAGCGGCGAACTCGAAATCGGCGCCGTCTTCGTCCTTGACCACTTCCAGGGTCGGGCCGCCGGCCGGGTTAATCTTTTCCTTGATGATGGCTTCGATGTAGTGGCGCTGCATCAGCTCCTGGGTGACGTCACCGCGCACGGCCTTACCGAAACGCTTCTTGATCAGGGACATCGGAACCTTGCCCTTACGGAAACCATCCATACGCTGGTTCTTGGCAACGTTACGCAGGCCTTGTTCTACGGCCGCTTCTACGGTGTCCGCCGGTACCTTGATGGTCAGGCGGCGCTCAAGACCCTGAGTCGTCTCAACAGAAACTTGCATCGTATTACCTCAGTTTTGTATCGCGAGCATGCAGTGCTTTCTGCATCTCTTTCTGACTTCCTGACAAAGGCATGGGCCTTTGCCGCATTGTCTTTATCTACCGGGAAAAGGGCCCCGGAAAGACCTGGTGACTATAGAATGACGGGGCATTATAACGACCCTTTAACCGGGAGTCGAGGCGCCACGGGGACCGGGTCCGGAAACGAAAAAGGCCCCGCTCTGTCGAGCGGGGCCTTGGGTATCTGGGGTGGCTGACGGGACTTGAACCCGCGACAACTGGAATCACAATCCAGGACTCTACCAACTGAGCTACAGCCACCATATCAAATGGCACGCCCTGCAGGATTCGAACCTGCGACCGACGGCTTAGAAGGCCGTTGCTCTATCCAACTGAGCTAAGGGCGCTTTACCGGCAACCCGTGCCGTTAACGCCGGCGCATAATACGGATTTCACTACCTTGGGTCAACCGCCCGATTGTGGCAAGTATTTCATGGCCCAAAGCCGGGAATTTTGTCAAAATATGGCGCGTCTCGTGCATCAAAACGTTTTCCTAGAGGACGCCCCTGTTCATGTCTGCTCAGCTTATTGATGGCAAGGCCATCGCCGCCAAAGTCCGAAATCAAGTCAAAGACGCCGTCGCCAGCCGCGTTGCCGCCGGCAAACGGGCCCCCGGCCTGGCCGTGGTGCTGGTGGGCGAAGATCCCGCCTCCCAGGTCTATGTGGGCTCCAAGCGCCGCGCCTGTGAAGAGGTGGGTTTCGTGTCCCGCTCCTTCGACCTGCCGGACACCACCAGCGAAGCCGAGCTGCTGGCGCTTATCGACCAGCTCAACGAGGATGCCGAGATCGACGGTATCCTGGTGCAGCTGCCGCTGCCGGACGGCATCGACTCCACCAAGGTGCTGGAGCGGATCCGCCCCGACAAGGACGTGGACGGCTTCCATCCCTACAACGTCGGCCGCCTGGCCCAGCGCATCCCGGCCCTGCGCCCCTGCACCCCCAAGGGCGTGATCACCCTGCTCGAACACATGGGTGTCAAGACCCACGGCCTGGAGGCCGTGGTGGTGGGCGCTTCCAACATCGTCGGCCGTCCCATGACCCTGGAGCTGCTGCTGGCCGGCTGCACCACCACCACCTGCCACCGTTTCACCCGGGATCTGGAAGCCCATGTGCGCCGCGCCGATCTGGTGGTGGTGGCCGTGGGCAAGGCCGAGTTCATTCCCGGCGACTGGATCAAGGAAGGTGCCATCGTCATCGATGTGGGCATCAACCGCCTGGACAGCGGCAAGCTGGTTGGCGACGTGGCCTTCGAGGTCGCCGCCGAGAAAGCCGCCCTGATCACCCCGGTACCGGGCGGCGTCGGCCCCATGACGGTGG belongs to Gallaecimonas sp. GXIMD4217 and includes:
- the folD gene encoding bifunctional methylenetetrahydrofolate dehydrogenase/methenyltetrahydrofolate cyclohydrolase FolD, whose product is MSAQLIDGKAIAAKVRNQVKDAVASRVAAGKRAPGLAVVLVGEDPASQVYVGSKRRACEEVGFVSRSFDLPDTTSEAELLALIDQLNEDAEIDGILVQLPLPDGIDSTKVLERIRPDKDVDGFHPYNVGRLAQRIPALRPCTPKGVITLLEHMGVKTHGLEAVVVGASNIVGRPMTLELLLAGCTTTTCHRFTRDLEAHVRRADLVVVAVGKAEFIPGDWIKEGAIVIDVGINRLDSGKLVGDVAFEVAAEKAALITPVPGGVGPMTVATLIENTLEACERFHDPS